From Haloglomus litoreum, the proteins below share one genomic window:
- a CDS encoding cytochrome c oxidase subunit 3: MGSTERAGTHGDTAGGPTGDGDGTHADDGHEHNSRWPTLTAFAAAALYAGIGLVFVGLDLVPLPLAAGLAAVGALGFVVGIAGWVREAFGTGTDPGGAGNAGPVDRRSLYWGTTVLFLVSDVATFLGGFIYYAFIRAGAWPPAELPPLLGSLVAINTVLLLVSSVTLHYGHEALHGGNRRRFLGLLGLTTALGAIFVGGQALEYYEFVAEEGFTLASGAFGSAFYGLTGLHGLHVAAGVVMLATVFVRALRGAYGPERDAGIRTVSLYWHFVDAVWIFLVLVLYVGAAAL; the protein is encoded by the coding sequence ATGGGCTCGACCGAACGGGCCGGGACGCACGGTGACACCGCCGGCGGACCGACCGGCGACGGCGACGGCACCCACGCCGACGACGGGCACGAGCACAACAGCCGCTGGCCGACCCTCACGGCGTTCGCGGCGGCGGCGCTGTACGCCGGCATCGGCCTCGTCTTCGTCGGACTCGACCTCGTCCCGCTCCCGCTGGCGGCCGGGCTGGCGGCCGTCGGCGCGCTCGGCTTCGTCGTCGGCATCGCCGGCTGGGTCCGCGAGGCCTTCGGTACCGGGACGGACCCGGGCGGGGCGGGCAACGCGGGCCCGGTCGACCGCCGCTCGCTCTACTGGGGGACCACGGTCCTCTTCCTGGTCTCCGACGTGGCGACGTTCCTCGGCGGCTTCATCTACTACGCCTTCATCCGGGCCGGCGCGTGGCCGCCGGCGGAGCTGCCGCCCCTGCTGGGGTCGCTCGTCGCCATCAACACGGTACTCCTCCTCGTGAGCAGCGTCACCCTCCACTACGGCCACGAGGCGCTCCACGGGGGGAACCGCCGGCGCTTCCTCGGCCTGCTGGGCCTGACGACCGCGCTCGGGGCGATCTTCGTCGGCGGACAGGCGCTGGAGTACTACGAGTTCGTCGCGGAGGAGGGGTTCACGCTCGCCAGCGGCGCCTTCGGGAGCGCCTTCTACGGCCTGACCGGCCTGCACGGCCTGCACGTGGCCGCTGGCGTGGTGATGCTGGCCACCGTGTTCGTGCGTGCGCTCCGGGGAGCGTACGGGCCCGAGCGCGACGCCGGCATCCGGACCGTCTCGCTCTACTGGCACTTCGTCGACGCCGTCTGGATCTTCCTGGTCCTCGTGCTGTACGTCGGCGCCGCGGCTCTCTGA
- a CDS encoding ribosome biogenesis/translation initiation ATPase RLI, with protein MAEDSIAVVDLDRCQPDRCNYECANYCPPNRTGKECIVTREERHDDEPHEGGADQISISEEICLGESCGICVNKCPFDAIEIINLPGELEESPAHRYGENAFGLYGLPAPQEGRVTGVLGPNGIGKSTAVRILAGEITPNLGRYEDEPTWEAVLDEYRGTALQDYLEDLRDGKLDVARKPQYVDRIPDQFDGKTADLLNGVDERDAVDEVTERLGIAGVVDQDIDTLSGGELQRVALAAALVRDADFYFIDEITPYLDIGQRVTAARLIRELAEAEDRSMMVIEHDLAILDLVADTVHVTYGEPGAFGVVTTPKSTRNGINEYLDGYLEAENMRIRESPIRFEEHAPRQSARGDVLIEYPELTKSYGEGEFTLEVEAGEIRNNEVLGIVGPNGIGKSTFAELLTGRLEPTEGEVDTRLDIAYKPQYIEIDQPMRVDSFLASITDDFGSSYWNTEIAGPLQLERIMEQQLTDLSGGERQRVAIAACLSKDADLYLLDEPSAFLDVEQRVQATSAIRRYTENHDATAMVIDHDIYMIDLLADRLQVFQGEPAEHGRAGEPVGMREGMNQFLANLDVTFRRDQNTGRPRINKPGSQLDRKQKKQGEYYYAPEAEDELDEE; from the coding sequence ATGGCCGAGGACAGTATCGCGGTCGTGGACCTGGACCGGTGCCAGCCCGACCGCTGCAACTACGAGTGCGCCAACTACTGCCCGCCCAACCGCACCGGGAAGGAGTGTATCGTCACGCGCGAGGAGCGCCACGACGACGAGCCACACGAGGGCGGGGCCGACCAGATCTCCATCTCCGAGGAGATCTGCCTGGGCGAGTCCTGTGGCATCTGTGTGAACAAGTGCCCGTTCGACGCCATCGAGATCATCAACCTCCCCGGGGAGCTGGAGGAGTCACCCGCCCACCGCTACGGCGAGAACGCGTTCGGGCTGTACGGCCTGCCCGCGCCCCAGGAGGGTCGCGTGACCGGCGTGCTGGGCCCGAACGGCATCGGGAAGTCCACCGCCGTGCGGATCCTCGCGGGTGAGATCACCCCGAACCTCGGCCGCTACGAGGACGAACCGACGTGGGAGGCCGTGCTCGACGAGTACCGCGGGACCGCCCTGCAGGACTACCTCGAGGACCTGCGGGACGGGAAGCTCGACGTCGCACGGAAGCCACAGTACGTCGACCGCATCCCCGACCAGTTCGACGGGAAGACCGCGGACCTCCTGAACGGTGTCGACGAGCGCGACGCCGTCGACGAGGTGACCGAGCGACTCGGCATCGCGGGCGTCGTCGATCAGGACATCGACACGCTGTCGGGTGGCGAACTCCAGCGTGTCGCGCTCGCGGCGGCGCTCGTCCGCGACGCGGACTTCTACTTCATCGACGAGATCACGCCGTATCTGGACATCGGGCAGCGCGTCACCGCAGCGCGCCTCATCCGCGAACTCGCCGAGGCGGAGGACCGCTCGATGATGGTCATCGAGCACGACCTGGCCATCCTCGATCTCGTCGCGGACACGGTCCACGTCACCTACGGCGAGCCGGGCGCGTTCGGTGTCGTGACGACGCCGAAATCGACGCGCAACGGCATCAACGAGTACCTGGACGGCTACCTGGAGGCGGAGAACATGCGCATCCGGGAGTCGCCCATCCGATTCGAGGAGCACGCGCCGCGGCAGAGCGCCCGCGGCGACGTCCTCATCGAGTATCCCGAGCTCACCAAGTCCTACGGCGAGGGCGAGTTCACGCTCGAGGTCGAGGCCGGCGAGATCCGGAACAACGAGGTGCTGGGCATCGTCGGCCCGAACGGCATCGGGAAGTCGACGTTCGCGGAACTGCTGACCGGTCGGCTGGAGCCGACGGAGGGCGAGGTCGACACCCGACTGGACATCGCGTACAAGCCCCAGTACATCGAGATCGACCAGCCGATGCGTGTCGACTCGTTCCTCGCCTCCATCACGGACGACTTCGGCTCCTCGTACTGGAACACGGAGATCGCGGGGCCGCTGCAACTGGAGCGCATCATGGAGCAGCAGCTCACCGACCTCTCGGGCGGGGAGCGCCAGCGCGTCGCCATCGCGGCCTGCCTCTCGAAGGACGCCGACCTCTACCTGCTGGACGAGCCCTCGGCGTTCCTCGACGTCGAACAGCGGGTGCAGGCGACCAGCGCCATCCGCCGCTACACGGAGAACCACGACGCGACGGCAATGGTCATCGACCACGACATCTACATGATCGACCTGCTGGCCGACCGCCTGCAGGTGTTCCAGGGCGAGCCCGCCGAGCACGGGCGGGCGGGCGAGCCGGTCGGGATGCGCGAGGGGATGAACCAGTTCCTCGCGAACCTGGACGTGACGTTCCGCCGCGACCAGAACACCGGCCGCCCGCGCATCAACAAGCCCGGCTCGCAGCTCGACCGCAAGCAGAAGAAGCAGGGGGAGTACTACTACGCGCCCGAGGCCGAGGACGAGCTGGACGAGGAGTAG
- a CDS encoding MarR family transcriptional regulator — MAESDAEELSDLPPSAKLVFKVLEYNGPMTQKGIVEESMLSARTVRYALERLEEIDTVEEDVYFADARQNLYEIVQSETESEPEAPAAADD, encoded by the coding sequence ATGGCAGAATCCGACGCGGAGGAACTCTCGGACCTTCCGCCGAGCGCGAAGCTCGTTTTCAAGGTGCTCGAGTACAACGGGCCCATGACCCAGAAGGGCATCGTCGAGGAGTCGATGCTGTCGGCCCGGACGGTCCGGTACGCGCTCGAACGGCTGGAGGAGATCGACACGGTCGAGGAGGACGTCTACTTCGCTGACGCCCGGCAGAACCTCTACGAGATCGTCCAGTCCGAGACCGAGTCCGAGCCCGAAGCACCTGCTGCGGCCGACGACTAG
- a CDS encoding DUF3179 domain-containing (seleno)protein, translated as MKRRAMLAAAAGLASGLAGCLAGYRGSVPGEVAVAEKPTARSGKTAPGNAGPVAESGIPATVCQEPPLATDILAIDDPAFAASWDDVTPERRYRPDVERRDLPDEAVVIGLTAGGSDEGDADGSGGPAGDGSTGTSGGGTDGDRTARRARAYPLSVLWEHEVVNDRFGRAVLVTYCPLCRSGVVADRRAAGAVTRFQVTGLLWKPPGVYGELSKQQGAVFGADGSGATEAARNGNLVMRDDATGSYWSQFLARAICGPQRGTTLDIRPATVATWGAWRREHPGTDVLLPPPHSGTVG; from the coding sequence ATGAAGCGACGGGCGATGCTGGCGGCCGCCGCCGGCCTCGCGAGCGGGCTGGCCGGCTGTCTCGCCGGGTACCGCGGCTCGGTCCCGGGCGAGGTGGCGGTGGCGGAGAAGCCCACCGCGCGGTCGGGGAAGACGGCGCCCGGCAACGCGGGTCCGGTCGCCGAGAGCGGCATCCCCGCGACGGTCTGCCAGGAGCCGCCACTCGCCACCGATATCCTCGCCATCGACGACCCCGCGTTCGCCGCTTCCTGGGACGATGTCACGCCCGAGCGGCGCTACCGCCCGGACGTCGAGCGCCGCGACCTCCCCGACGAGGCCGTCGTCATCGGGCTGACGGCCGGCGGGTCGGATGAGGGAGACGCCGACGGGTCCGGTGGGCCGGCGGGCGACGGGTCGACCGGCACCTCGGGCGGTGGGACGGACGGTGACCGGACGGCGCGGCGCGCCCGGGCCTACCCGCTGTCGGTACTCTGGGAGCACGAGGTCGTGAACGACCGGTTCGGGAGGGCGGTGCTGGTCACGTACTGCCCGCTCTGTCGGAGCGGCGTGGTCGCCGACCGCCGTGCCGCGGGCGCGGTGACGCGCTTCCAGGTGACGGGCCTGCTGTGGAAACCCCCAGGCGTGTACGGCGAACTGAGCAAGCAGCAGGGGGCCGTCTTCGGGGCCGACGGGAGCGGGGCGACCGAGGCGGCACGCAACGGGAACCTCGTGATGCGCGACGACGCGACCGGGAGCTACTGGAGCCAGTTCCTCGCACGCGCCATCTGTGGGCCCCAGCGCGGGACGACGCTGGACATCCGGCCGGCGACGGTCGCCACGTGGGGTGCGTGGCGGCGTGAGCATCCGGGGACGGACGTGCTCCTACCGCCGCCCCACTCCGGGACCGTCGGGTAG
- a CDS encoding preprotein translocase subunit Sec61beta, with protein sequence MSSGQNSGGLMSSAGLVRYFDSEDRNAPTIDPKTVVAFGILFGVLVQILNAVA encoded by the coding sequence ATGAGCAGCGGACAGAACTCCGGCGGGCTGATGTCCAGTGCCGGCCTCGTCCGGTACTTCGACTCCGAGGACCGCAACGCACCGACCATCGACCCCAAGACGGTGGTCGCCTTCGGCATCCTCTTCGGCGTCCTCGTCCAGATCCTGAACGCCGTCGCCTGA
- a CDS encoding thioredoxin family protein: MTVSLYDFHADWCGPCKTQDPILDELKEDWGDRFDLEKVNVDEEQDVANEYQVRSLPTLIIENDDGIVERFVGVTQREDIEAALERAGA; the protein is encoded by the coding sequence ATGACTGTCAGCCTGTACGACTTCCACGCGGACTGGTGTGGCCCCTGCAAGACCCAGGACCCCATCCTCGACGAGCTGAAGGAGGACTGGGGCGACCGGTTCGACCTGGAGAAGGTGAACGTCGACGAGGAGCAGGACGTGGCCAACGAGTACCAGGTCCGCTCGCTCCCGACGCTCATCATCGAGAACGACGACGGTATCGTAGAGCGGTTCGTCGGCGTCACCCAGCGCGAGGACATCGAGGCCGCGCTGGAGCGCGCCGGCGCCTGA
- a CDS encoding DUF7090 family protein: protein MDYELAIEGAPATIPGGTGVLLVHPSTGETDRIDTDFLKTDTDHLLVVSTRTTAREVQQKLEYYGVDEEHAVILDTLSVERGYSRRSASNVHYVGAPDDLDGIVEVVREFLDSHDGKLRISFDSITELAYYADEERTRGAVEDVLALLEEHDAVGLFHLAEEVHDEDVQAGYRELFDGVITLTEDGTVTCEF from the coding sequence ATGGACTACGAGTTGGCGATCGAGGGCGCGCCGGCGACGATCCCCGGCGGGACCGGCGTGTTGCTGGTCCACCCCAGCACGGGCGAGACCGACCGCATCGACACGGACTTCCTCAAGACCGACACCGACCACCTGCTGGTGGTCTCCACCCGGACCACCGCGCGCGAGGTCCAGCAGAAGCTGGAGTACTACGGCGTCGACGAGGAGCACGCCGTCATCCTCGACACCCTCTCCGTCGAGCGCGGCTACTCCCGGCGCTCGGCGAGCAACGTCCACTACGTCGGCGCGCCCGACGACCTCGACGGTATCGTGGAGGTCGTCCGCGAGTTCCTCGACAGCCACGACGGCAAACTCCGCATCAGCTTCGACTCCATCACGGAACTCGCCTACTACGCCGACGAGGAGCGGACCCGCGGCGCCGTCGAGGACGTGCTGGCGCTGCTGGAGGAGCACGACGCCGTCGGCCTGTTCCACCTCGCCGAGGAGGTCCACGACGAGGACGTACAGGCGGGCTACCGCGAGCTGTTCGACGGGGTCATCACGCTGACCGAGGACGGCACCGTCACCTGCGAGTTCTGA
- a CDS encoding mechanosensitive ion channel family protein — protein MTVAVGPPTGALAVLQSSPFAGLQVDTGTVAQAALVLAVAYVLAQLVAASLSAVSERAGDRRITVKVFIPLIRFVIYAVAVASILGGIFRLSSTQLVAAGGLLGAALGFGIKDLFASVIGGLVVVFERPYRVGDKVTLGNHYGEVTDVGLRATRLVTPDDTEVVVPNLSIFGEPVANANTGAAELLAVAEVHVAPSADRERAVEIVREAALTSPYVRLSGEHPVTVIVEDGPHYTTIRGKAYVADLRDEFPFTSDMTRRALAGFDEAGIERPRFVPDEDEP, from the coding sequence GTGACGGTCGCCGTCGGGCCCCCAACCGGCGCGCTGGCGGTGCTGCAGTCGAGCCCCTTCGCCGGCCTGCAGGTCGACACCGGGACCGTCGCGCAGGCCGCGCTGGTGCTGGCGGTCGCGTACGTGCTGGCCCAGCTCGTGGCGGCGAGCCTGTCGGCCGTCTCCGAGCGGGCGGGCGACCGCCGCATCACGGTGAAGGTGTTCATCCCGCTGATCCGGTTCGTCATCTACGCGGTCGCCGTCGCCTCCATCCTGGGGGGCATCTTCCGGCTGAGCTCCACGCAGCTCGTGGCCGCGGGCGGCCTGCTCGGCGCGGCGCTCGGCTTCGGCATCAAGGACCTGTTCGCCAGCGTCATCGGCGGGCTGGTCGTGGTCTTCGAGCGCCCGTATCGGGTCGGCGACAAGGTGACACTCGGCAATCACTACGGCGAGGTGACCGACGTGGGTCTGCGCGCGACCCGGCTCGTCACGCCGGACGACACGGAGGTCGTCGTCCCGAACCTGTCCATCTTCGGCGAGCCGGTGGCGAACGCGAACACGGGGGCCGCGGAGCTGCTCGCGGTGGCCGAGGTCCACGTCGCGCCGAGCGCCGACCGCGAGCGAGCCGTCGAGATCGTCCGCGAGGCCGCGCTCACCTCCCCGTACGTCCGGCTGTCGGGCGAGCACCCGGTGACGGTCATCGTCGAGGACGGCCCACACTACACGACCATCAGGGGGAAGGCGTACGTGGCGGACCTGCGCGACGAGTTCCCGTTCACGTCGGACATGACGCGCCGCGCGCTCGCGGGGTTCGACGAGGCCGGCATCGAGCGACCCCGGTTCGTCCCCGACGAGGACGAACCCTGA
- the larE gene encoding ATP-dependent sacrificial sulfur transferase LarE, translated as MTDDAAADGAEPADTGGSGSIDPERARERAAAVRESLADRDGVLVAFSGGVDSAVVAALAHDALGDDAVACTARSETLPAAELDDARRVAEEIGIRHEEVTFSELDDPSFVQNDGERCYHCRTMRLGAMFERARELDIDTVCDGTNASDPGEGHRPGLRAVEELDAYSPLLAHDVDKATVRAIAREYDLSVADKPSMACLSSRIPTGLEVTEERLSRVERAERLLRTWGFDQFRVRDHDGLARIEVGADELEYALDTDFAAAAREHLADAGFDHVTLDLAGYETGSVSPDGEAAPGGDAGDEGLPSEAEVLDADYPTGDD; from the coding sequence ATGACCGACGACGCTGCCGCCGACGGGGCGGAACCGGCCGACACGGGCGGTTCCGGAAGTATCGACCCGGAGCGGGCCCGCGAGCGCGCGGCAGCCGTCCGCGAGTCGCTGGCCGACCGCGACGGCGTCCTCGTGGCGTTCTCCGGGGGTGTCGACTCCGCGGTGGTCGCCGCACTGGCCCACGACGCGCTCGGCGACGACGCCGTCGCGTGCACCGCGCGGAGCGAGACGCTCCCCGCCGCCGAACTCGACGACGCCCGCCGCGTCGCCGAGGAGATCGGCATCCGCCACGAGGAGGTCACGTTCTCCGAACTGGACGACCCCAGCTTCGTCCAGAACGACGGCGAGCGCTGCTACCACTGCCGGACGATGCGGCTGGGTGCCATGTTCGAGCGTGCCCGCGAACTGGATATCGACACCGTCTGCGACGGGACGAACGCCTCGGACCCGGGCGAGGGACACCGGCCCGGGCTACGGGCAGTCGAGGAACTGGACGCCTACTCCCCGCTGCTGGCCCACGACGTCGACAAGGCGACGGTCCGCGCCATCGCCCGCGAGTACGACCTCTCGGTCGCGGACAAGCCCTCGATGGCGTGTCTCTCCTCGCGCATCCCGACCGGGCTGGAGGTGACCGAGGAGCGGCTCTCGCGCGTCGAGCGGGCCGAGCGCCTGCTCCGGACCTGGGGCTTCGACCAGTTCCGGGTCCGCGACCACGACGGTCTCGCGCGCATCGAGGTCGGCGCCGACGAACTGGAGTACGCGCTCGACACCGACTTCGCGGCGGCCGCCCGCGAACACCTCGCGGACGCCGGTTTCGACCACGTCACGCTGGACCTGGCGGGCTACGAGACGGGGAGCGTCTCGCCGGACGGCGAGGCGGCGCCCGGTGGCGATGCTGGCGACGAGGGACTCCCCAGCGAGGCCGAGGTGCTGGACGCCGACTACCCGACCGGCGACGACTGA